Genomic DNA from Fusarium keratoplasticum isolate Fu6.1 chromosome 2, whole genome shotgun sequence:
GAAGACTCTACGAGATCTTGCACAGCCCTCTCGAAGCCCCAGCCACCCTGCCACTGGACCATTGTGTGACCCATTTTGAAATGATCCGCCAGGTGATCCGCTCGATCAGCCCATGTTTCCATGGCTCTATCACAGAAGCCGCACCTTGAGCGCACTTGTAGCTGAGGTGTCCGCCACTGGCTAATAATCCATTCCATCGGCGTGGCATTGTGCACTAAGCGTAGATGCTGTCTGAGGTGATCCTTTCGGCTAAAAGTCCGCTCCTGGCACGATGTCGGGTTATGTGTCTCAACATGATCTTCGTCTGGGTCATTGATGCCGCAGAATGAACAGAATACCTGCTGGGCCGGGGTATTCGTGGTGCGAGGGCCTTGGGGGGTGCAGACCCAGGTCTCAAGCGGGAGGTGTATCGACGTTTCGTGTCTTTGCCAATTGTGCTTGGTGTCGAATGTTTCGGTGCAGAATGTGCACTGATAGGGTCCCAAGGTGGTTCCTAGGGTGCGCTTCCTCTGGATCGCCTCCCGTTGTCTTCCTCGGCTTCGGCGGGATGTCCGCACCCGTCCATGTCGTCGATTAGGACTTCTCCCCCAGTCGCGAGTGCAAGAGGAAGACCTTGAATCGGCAAGCGACCCAGACTTGCGGCTAGATCTTGTCGTGTTTGCGCTGTTGGAAGCAGAGTCTTGCGCAGACTCGTACTGCTCGGGATCGCCTCGTGATGATCGTGGGGTGTGGGTGTCTATGGCGCTATTAGACTTTGCAAGCAAAGACTCTCAGCATGGCAATGGGGTCACCTTGAGAGAGCGAACCGAGTGCGCGAGCGATGTCGGCTGCATCGGCTGCCTCGTTTTCGGGAGGGGAGTCAATCCACCGTCCCAGGGGGCCCCGGCGGGGGGGTACCATCGGAGTGCTAGGCCTTGAAATAGTATCCCCGGTATTAAGATGGGAGAGCTGGGTAAGCGATCCAGGAGATGGGCCGCTCGAGAGTAGTGTAGAGCGTCGACGAGCGTTGGCGAGCCAGTTGGTGAGTTGCAGACTGCTTAGTCCAGtctgctgctgaagctgctgcttctcCGCTTTGCTGGGGTATGGATGGTCGGCTCTTTGTGAGAACCAGGCCTTCAGTATGCCGTTGGTCTCTCGGGAGAATCGTGTCCCTATCTTTGCGGTCGGTTGGAGATTGCGAGGACTCGCAGAGGACTCGGCGGCGGGGGCGTGCACACAATCAGTGCCGAGTATCCCAATTTCAGACTGGTTCTCAGTCGCTGCGTTGAgcatgtcgtcgtcaagcAGACCgatgggatgggagagaAGGTCCGACATCATCAGGTCAGATTCTAGAccacctccaagcccaagcttATCATAGTTCTGGTAATCTGTGCTACCTTGAGGGGGTTCGCAGTCATAGCTAGACATAGGGTTATGCACACTTTGCACACCTTGTCTGCGCACTTGCCTTTGGTCAAGATTTATCTCCTCAGTCGCCGTTACCCGGTCACGATGCTCACCCGTCTTCTCGGAAGGAGTATCAGTCGATCCATCCCGGAGGAGAGTGTCAGATAGAGCACTAAGCATGACCGGTGAGATGGGCTTCAAATTCGGAGCCAGCGATGGTGTAAAGTCACATCTCAGCTTGTGGGTTGGGCGTCCCGCTCGCGTTCTACGTCTACGGAGTAGGGCGTAGTTGACATCAAAATACAGTGGGGCCGTTTACAGGAACGATTGACATGAGGCTCGAATGACATATGTACCGTATTGACTCAATTGAGACTAACTTTACCATTGCTAGCCTTACTCCTGCAATACCTAATTGACCATCCTACAGTTAAGGGTTTAACTAGCCTACGCGTGGCCGATGACTGAGCTTTGATGGGCATATTATGGTGTAATATTGTGTTCATTGGGGTACTGGTGATTGTTTCTTATCTACCGAAACGGGCCATGCTGAAACAGCTTGTGCAGTGTAGCCTCTCGCTAGGGAATACATCCGAGGCGCGGGACCCTCTGGCTTAGACAGAGTTGGAGTTGTCTGCGCAAGTCCAGGCCTTGGAGCCCCCGTCAGCCCTGTACGAATCAACGATTGCAACCACAGATCCGTAAGTTCCGCCTATCATCAGGAATGTCCCGGACACAATGAGCATGACGttcaaggccaccaagaacATCCACTTGAGCGATCTATCCGTTCTTCCGTTCCAGTTGTCATACAGCCACATGCATCCAAGCGGCTGGAAGCACATCATAGTTCCCAAAAGTGCGCCAATAAGAGAGACGAGGCCACTGAAGAGGGGAATACCGCTGGCGATGAGGTATGCAACGATGGCCACGGTGAACACGCAACCAAGCCAAGTCGCCCAGTGGATAAAGGTATTTGTGGTCAGGTGCTTCGATCCCCGAAGAATCCGGAGAAAGAAGTGCTTGCTCGCTACCTTTGCATTGTTAGTGACTATGTGAAACACTCTGTGGTTATGTGATACTCACATGGGTACTCAACGTCGAACTGACACACAACCCGGGGAGGGCAATCCCATAGCTAATTTGCTTGAGGAGTTTCCCTGCTGACCCAAGAGCAGGGGAGGTAACATATGACCCACAGAAGTAATAGACGATAATGCCAATGATGAGGTAGGTGATTGTCGCAACAGATTGACAAAGGATCAACGCTTTGGTGTAGTGACGAGGGTTACGCATCTCGGCCACGAttgggaagaagaagggcgtgCCAATGTAGGCGAAGATAAAGGTCGAGATGGCCGTCATGGCCTCAGTGAAGCTGGGGCTGCCGAAAGCCTTCCAGTCAGACTTCCAGGGGCCTTTGGGTGCGCTGTCAGGACGATCCTGAACCGCCACGGCGATAGTGACGATAAGGACTGGCCACGTTAGTAACACTTTCATATCATATCCCATACCTTGACAGGGATAGACACCTACTTGAAGTAAGGATAGAGAACAGTCCGGCCCATGCAAGAAAACTGATCCGGTCGAGGGTTCGCAGACTAGCGAAACaaatgacgatgatggccgCAACCGCGACGAATACTGCGGTACATGTTCCGTGAGTGGAAACGGCGTTGAAAGAGATCGAAACACTGAGCATGCCAGAGCCCGCAACAAATATGAGGACTGTCTCGTAGTCATGAGTCAACAGGAGCCATTGGCGGATATCTTGCTCGCACTTACACAGAATATAGCAAAAGCCCATAATCTCACGACCAACGCGGCCAAAAATGATTCCAGCTGCATCATCAATACCGTAGATCTCACGATGGTTAAGCTTGAATTCGCCAATGACGTAGCTGCCCCAAGTCGAGAGAGCAGCGATAATCATCATACAGATGACGCCGGGGATCATACCGAGGACATCGAACGCGGAGGGGATGGATAATACACCTAGACCAATCTGACACTTCATCATGATGACTGATGTTCCGATCCATCCCACCTCGAAAGCAGTAAATGTTAGTAGAATGTTAACTTAGAGAGAGGAGAGTCGACTTACATTGCGGTAATTTGGGCCATCCTCTGTGATTTCTCCAAACACGGCATCTTGGATCAGGGTAGGGTCATCagcgatctcgccgttctTGGGGGAAACCGCAGTCAAGCCCTCCGGGGTCTCTATCTTCTTTTCAGTTTGGGCCTTCATCTTGAATGCTCTAGAGGTAATGGTGCTTGTTTGACatgagatggagatggagatgagcaGATTGTGGAGGGAAGAGAGGCATTTATACCATTCGGGAAAGTAATTGTAAAGATCCCCGTACTTTGGTATCCCCATATTCCAGGTTCCCCAGCTTGTTCATGTCGGGGAAGATGGAGCTCGCCCACCCGTCACCTCGACTCGGTAGGGACTAGTAAATGGACAAGGACTTGTCGTGTGCCCCTAAAGCGCCCCATTGGAGAAGCCATGACGTAAAGGGATACGCCTGAGGGATTTAGATAAGACTTGGGGGTGAAAAGGAGGCCACTTGAAACTAGCGACGGTGTCCGTTGGGCCGGTCCGTTAGCATGGATCGAAGGACGGAGAACGGGAGACTCTCCTCGGGCCGGGTCGAGAGAAATGATGTTGAAAATGCGGCCACGTGATGGATTCGGAGTCTCCAAGTTATCCGAACACTGGCTGGACAGAGGGACCAAAGGGCTTGGAATGGTCAGCCAGGTTATGGGAGCAAACAAAGCATTTCTCTTGACAAAGTGAGAAGCCTCAGCAATGCCTAAATACAGTCTTCAATCCGAGATCCGGCGCCTGTCATTGCCTTATTCTCGAAATAACTCAAGTCGTTCTTGCTTTACGGCAAGCGCGCAGTTTGCCTCATTCTTACGGGCCCATTTGGTCATCTTGCAAGGAGTGTACTGCCCCTTGGTAGATGAGCGACCCAGGTTAGCCTATCTACCCCCTCCAAGTGTTTGGTTAGTTTTGTTGAGTTTTTGTTGAACTGCCTTACGTGAAGGGAATGGAACCCTGATGATGCTCGGGCCCCAAAACTATTTGATTGGAAGCATCAAATGGTGGCGGTGAGATGATTGCCGCGGTTGACACTATCAACGCGTGGCAAGAAGAAAACCATATGGGTTCTAACGTTACTCTGAGGAGATACGAGATGGTATACGGCTAGAACGCAAAACTTGAAGCATCTATGTGATCAATCTTGAAAGCTAATTTTCTAGTTCTTAGTGTAGAGTCTTTGGTCAAAGTTGAAAATCCCAGGCCTGGCTCATCCAGCAGATTTAAAGCGACATTATCACCTTTGCTCTAGCAGTGACATATTCTACGCTATTTCTACTCTTCTCATTTCTCAAAGTCAAATCTTAACAACTCTGATTGCTCCTTAGGTTACAGCCTAGAGTGGCAGCAATGGCtaggcttctcctcctccgtgtACAGAAtgctcttgttcttctcctGGGTCGACACGGCCACGTCCAGGCCCGGATTGCCAGAAAAGAAGTTGACAGGCTTGAGACCGACCATCATCTTTTCATTAGGCATAACAGGCCAATCTTCGATTCGGGGGTTGTGGGTTGAACCAAAGGTGTGCCAGATAACAATGTCAGTGTTCCTCACCGACTGGGAGACTCCCGTGCTGTTGCGCTTCGAAATACGCGAGGCAATGCCATCACCGCCAGATGATTGCATCGTGTGCTTTCCAGAGGGGAAGTGATCATCGTCTTCATATCGCGTCACCCAAACTGCATGCTTGCCAAACTCTGACCGCTTGGCGTGGAAAGAGTCTGGGTGGGAGAGGAGCATCTGGCTGTAGGCGGGCATGAGCTTGAACCCCACGGGTGTGTTCGTGATGTGATTTATCTTGTTCTCGTTGATAAACTTGAAGACGCGGGCCTTTGTGAAGTCGAGATCGAATCCGCCCTCTTTCTCAACGATCTTTTGCTCCGTCACGTAACCGACACCGAACGGGTTGTGTACAGCTGGGTCCCCGACGGGCAAGGCCTTGGATTCCTCGATGGCAAGCGAGTTGGCGTGACCATCCACGGCAGGGTCGATGCGGAGGCTGAAGATGTGCTGGTGGTAGGGAGCCAAGACTCCTGGTGCAACAACTGTGCCGTAAGGGACCTTTTCCTTGAGGCCAACCTCGGAGGGCACTGTTGAGAGGATTCCAGTGGCGCGGACTTCGTAAAAGATGGAGGCATCCTGGCAGAAGTGAAAGGCAAAGATGTACTCGTAGTTGCTGACAGTGATGATGGTCTGTAGCACAAGAATTCGAGAACGAGTCACCACGGCGTTTCCGGTTCGGAAGTTGGTGTGCTTCCACAAGATACCATCATCCTGCTCGTGGCAGCAAATGACGTTGGGCATCTTCATGGGCTCTCCGGCGCTGGTGTTGTGGTAGCCGTCAAAGTACTTGATAGTTCCAAGACAGTCACAACCCAGCTGCAGGTTATTGGCGTTGATTCCCGCTCCGTCGTTACCCAAATCAAAAGCCGCCTTGCGGGGATAAGGAGCGCGGGGGTCGCCGTAGGGGACAAACATCTCGGCAAGGGATAGGCGATAGAAGAGGCTTCGTCCGTCGTAGCAGATGTCGTGGAGAGTCATGCCCTCGCGGTAGTTGAAGCCGACTCGGAAGCTCCACTTCTCCCAGGTCAGGTAGTTCCCGCGGATCTTGAAGGATGGGCCTTCGGGCTGGATGACCTGGTATGGCTTGGTCGTGGTCCTAGGGCTGGGTCGTAGATCAGGGTGGTATTCACTTGCGGCAGTGGCGTGGATTCTCTGTCGATCAAAGGTACGGGGCTCGTTGTGAATTCGCTCGTTCGGGGTAATAGGTAAACGGTAGACCTTCGTGACTTGCAACTGCTCCGAGACTTCGGCACACACATCGAGTGGGTAGGCGTAGTAGTTTGCATCCGGATTCTCCAGCAGGCGGAGATAGAACCAGCACTACTCAAGAGTCAATCTCTGGAACACTGACCAATAGGTCAAGGGCTGACCTACCATGGTGACACGCTGGGTCATGTCGTTCATTCCATCAGTTGCATATGCCCACGGTTCAACGACAACAGTGGCGCCAGCGGGaaggttgaggctgctgatCTCGTCCTGGACTCGTTTGTCGGCCAAGCaggcctcctcaacctttCTCATGTAATCGGAGTCGATGTAAGAGTGCTTGCCCTTGTGGTGCTGCTTGGCCGTGACGTGGctgttgtcgaggtcgaccAACAGTTCAAAGAGCTCATGGTTGCCAGTCTTGCTCTCGAGAACCACCTCGACACGCGCACATCGTGTCGGAGGCTGGCCTGTTGGTTGGTTGCGAtgctccttctccaagaagtgaatcatctccttcttgggggGCTCTCGCAGGGTGATGACGCGGAAGTTGATATCCCGGCCAGCAAAGTGCGGCCGGACAATGTctgcagcctggaaacaAGTGTTAGTCTGGCAATTGAATCCATTATGCCATTGGACACTCACCCTAGAAATCTCATCGGGCTGGAGGGGGTCGAAAGGGTGGATAGAAAgcgacatgatgatgagatgggtGGCTGGCAGGGACGTAGATGATTGCGTACACAGATGATTAGATTATTCGAAGAcaagcttggagaagaagctgaatCTAGGGTATTATACTTGCTACGATCCCGGGGCCGGCATTGAAACCTGAAGGCGCGAGGATTGTCGAAGCAAGGAGCCGGTTCAGCACCGAGACCTACCCCCCTCTTTCTGGACAAACTTTCATTGACTAAGCATAACTCGCCGAGTCACAAGACTGGGCCATGATAAGCCACTCAAGCGAGACATGGTGCAAGTTGaacattttttttttttttttttcaagtCGGCTATGCCTTTGGAGGTGCGGCCGTGAAACAGCGGAATCACCTCCAAAGGTATGGCTCAGTAATAGGGTATCATCTGCCTGCCCCGGAGTCACGGCCTCCCATCTACTTCCGCTGCGGGGTACGGAGA
This window encodes:
- a CDS encoding Aa-trans domain-containing protein, giving the protein MGIPKYGDLYNYFPEWYKCLSSLHNLLISISISCQTSTITSRAFKMKAQTEKKIETPEGLTAVSPKNGEIADDPTLIQDAVFGEITEDGPNYRNVGWIGTSVIMMKCQIGLGVLSIPSAFDVLGMIPGVICMMIIAALSTWGSYVIGEFKLNHREIYGIDDAAGIIFGRVGREIMGFCYILFLIFVAGSGMLSVSISFNAVSTHGTCTAVFVAVAAIIVICFASLRTLDRISFLAWAGLFSILTSILIVTIAVAVQDRPDSAPKGPWKSDWKAFGSPSFTEAMTAISTFIFAYIGTPFFFPIVAEMRNPRHYTKALILCQSVATITYLIIGIIVYYFSSKHFFLRILRGSKHLTTNTFIHWATWLGCVFTVAIVAYLIASGIPLFSGLVSLIGALLGTMMCFQPLGCMWLYDNWNGRTDRSLKWMFLVALNVMLIVSGTFLMIGGTYGSVVAIVDSYRADGGSKAWTCADNSNSV
- a CDS encoding Amine oxidase, with translation MSLSIHPFDPLQPDEISRAADIVRPHFAGRDINFRVITLREPPKKEMIHFLEKEHRNQPTGQPPTRCARVEVVLESKTGNHELFELLVDLDNSHVTAKQHHKGKHSYIDSDYMRKVEEACLADKRVQDEISSLNLPAGATVVVEPWAYATDGMNDMTQRVTMCWFYLRLLENPDANYYAYPLDVCAEVSEQLQVTKVYRLPITPNERIHNEPRTFDRQRIHATAASEYHPDLRPSPRTTTKPYQVIQPEGPSFKIRGNYLTWEKWSFRVGFNYREGMTLHDICYDGRSLFYRLSLAEMFVPYGDPRAPYPRKAAFDLGNDGAGINANNLQLGCDCLGTIKYFDGYHNTSAGEPMKMPNVICCHEQDDGILWKHTNFRTGNAVVTRSRILVLQTIITVSNYEYIFAFHFCQDASIFYEVRATGILSTVPSEVGLKEKVPYGTVVAPGVLAPYHQHIFSLRIDPAVDGHANSLAIEESKALPVGDPAVHNPFGVGYVTEQKIVEKEGGFDLDFTKARVFKFINENKINHITNTPVGFKLMPAYSQMLLSHPDSFHAKRSEFGKHAVWVTRYEDDDHFPSGKHTMQSSGGDGIASRISKRNSTGVSQSVRNTDIVIWHTFGSTHNPRIEDWPVMPNEKMMVGLKPVNFFSGNPGLDVAVSTQEKNKSILYTEEEKPSHCCHSRL